The following proteins are co-located in the Tiliqua scincoides isolate rTilSci1 chromosome 8, rTilSci1.hap2, whole genome shotgun sequence genome:
- the MEX3D gene encoding RNA-binding protein MEX3D isoform X2 has product MEKEDQRERMKGWMQEMREMMEEEGWTTLGCKIKALRAKTNTYIKTPVRGEEPVFIVTGRKEDVEMAKREILSAAEHFSMIRATRNKINAVTGSVLGPPNLPGQTTIQVRVPYRVVGLVVGPKGATIKRIQQQTHTYIVTPSRDKEPVFEVTGMPENVDRAREEIEAHITMRTGSFIDVNADNDFHSNGTDVCLDLLGGTTSSLWAKAPNPTRRPLSSLRNDNLASLGSTTSSAEPYFGGHGAEGPPSSPFSTGSSFPFTEPPAPMLSSEDCDFGFDFLALDLTMPAAIWSPFEPSGNPLQAFSSSCSSVNGSSQRRNSSLSSTATPRNSPTLPETSVALEHPLARRIQSDPVNALSWLPTQGSLSSFSNSTGYSSSSSLPSSISATSGSPTDSSGSDGPRKSSRECMVCFESEVIAALVPCGHNLFCMECAMRICGKAKPECPACHTPATQAIHIFS; this is encoded by the coding sequence gTTGCAAGATCAAAGCTCTGCGAGCGAAAACCAACACCTACATAAAGACACCAGTGCGAGGGGAGGAACCAGTCTTCATCGTGACAGGACGGAAAGAGGATGTGGAAATGGCCAAGCGGGAGATCCTCTCTGCTGCTGAACACTTTTCGATGATCCGGGCCACACGCAACAAAATCAATGCGGTGACAGGCTCAGTCTTGGGCCCTCCCAATCTTCCCGGGCAGACCACCATCCAGGTGCGGGTCCCTTACCGCGTTGTTGGGTTGGTGGTGGGTCCAAAGGGAGCCACCATCAAGCGGATCCAACAGCAAACTCACACATACATCGTGACCCCAAGTCGGGACAAGGAACCTGTCTTTGAGGTAACTGGCATGCCCGAGAACGTTGACCGGGCTCGGGAGGAGATTGAAGCTCACATCACCATGAGGACTGGCTCCTTTATTGACGTCAATGCTGACAACGACTTTCATTCCAATGGCACTGATGTGTGCTTGGACTTGCTGGGTGGCACgacatccagcctgtgggccaaaGCCCCCAACCCCACCCGCCGACCACTTTCCAGTCTGCGCAACGATAACCTTGCTTCCTTGGGGAGCACTACCTCCTCAGCAGAGCCTTACTTTGGGGGCCATGGGGCTGAAGGCCCTCCCAGCAGTCCTTTCAGCACTGGCAGCAGCTTCCCTTTTACTGAGCCCCCAGCCCCCATGCTCAGCTCAGAAGACTGTGACTTTGGGTTTGATTTCCTGGCCTTGGACCTCACCATGCCAGCAGCCATCTGGTCTCCATTTGAGCCCTCTGGAAACCCACTTCAGGCCTTCAGCAGCTCCTGTTCCTCCGTCAATGGTTCCTCACAGAGACGCAACAGCAGCCTCAGTAGCACAGCCACCCCCCGGAATTCACCGACCCTCCCAGAGACCAGTGTGGCCCTGGAGCATCCCTTGGCCCGGCGCATTCAGAGTGACCCAGTCAACGCCCTGTCCTGGCTGCCAACCCAAGGctccctttcttctttctctaACAGCACTGGCTactcttcctcctcatccttgCCAAGCAGCATCTCAGCCACTTCAGGCTCCCCCACAGATTCAAGTGGCTCCGATGGGCCCCGGAAGAGCTCCCGCGAGTGCATGGTGTGTTTTGAAAGTGAGGTAATTGCTGCCTTGGTGCCCTGCGGCCACAACCTCTTCTGCATGGAGTGCGCTATGCGAATCTGTGGCAAAGCCAAGCCGGAGTGCCCTGCCTGCCACACGCCAGCCACACAGGCCATCCACATTTTCTCATAG